A single window of Salvia splendens isolate huo1 chromosome 6, SspV2, whole genome shotgun sequence DNA harbors:
- the LOC121808249 gene encoding trafficking protein particle complex II-specific subunit 130 homolog isoform X2, with product MATFLPQFQSIKSSFAHIVLSVEDVSDLWPTIKKGFEERLPFKRASLNNKTRNPVLVDELPAEFILTTDARLRSRFPQEQSLFWFREPYATIVLVTCEDLDEFKNILKPRLKLIVQNDDREWFIVYVSKAPAHNDQATKMAKKVFAKLEVDFSSKKRERCCKLDIHGPDPNFWDDLEGKIMECIRNTLDRRILFYEEEIRKLSEQRFMPVWNFCNFFILKESLAFMFEVAHLHEDALREYDELELCYLETVNMAGKQRDFGGMEKGDDQATLLDSGKKALAQIVQDDSFREFEFRQYLFSCQAKLLFKLKRPFEVASRGYSFIISFSGALALHESMLPFCMREVWVITACLALIGATASNYEDGLAAPDVEKEFYRVQGELHTLCHTKFMRLGHLVGYGSDIERSPVNSASLSMLPWPKPAVWPPLPPDASSEVLAKEKMILQESPRLKHFGIQRKPLPLEPSVLLREANRRRASLSAGNMSDLFDGRPRSGDGSGTPSAVQRVSNVSMSRTLSSPGNFDGSIDRPMRLAEIFVAAEHALRNTISDAELWKSLSSVEEFEKKYLDLSKGAANNYHRSWWKRHGVVLDGEIAAVHHKHENYDLAANLYEKVCALYAGEGWENLLAEVLPNLAECQKILSDQAGYLSSCVKLLSLDKGLFLPKERQAFQSEVVRLAHSEMEHPVPLDVSSLITFSSNQGPPLELCDGDPGTLTVALWSGFPDDITLESLSVMLTATNSNDEGAKAIKSSEAIVLMPGRNNITVSLPPQKPGSYVLGALTGQIGQLRFRSHSFSKGGPADTDDFMSFEKPTRPVLKVARPRSLVDLAAAVSSALLMNETQWVGIIVKPINYSLKGAVLHIDTGPGLSIAEKHEIEIEKHEFGANNTDHSDNPPDNHSPVSADVKQLSLEDGKINLPDWTSNITSVLWIPLKAISHGLAEGTPAGTVSQRQSIVDGLRTIALRLDFGVSHNQTFEKTVAVHFTDPFYVTTRVADKCSDGTLLLQVILQSQVKASLTVSDAWLDLQDGFAHTGKGDGRPVSKFFPLIVSSKSRAGILFSICVVDTPAKDGEELDPISVLNIRYTISGDRNLGAHSPVTKELTGPENETDPLTFRSALVLQRPVLDPCFAVGFLPLPSNGLRVGQLVTMKWRVERLKDSGKDVDSDDVDEVLYEVNVNSENWMVAGRKRGYTSLSTKQGSIIVISILCLPLVAGYVRPPQLGLPDVDKANISCNPPGPHLVCVLPPAFSSSYCVPAA from the exons ATGGCGACCTTTTTGCCTCAGTTTCAGAGCATCAAATCATCATTCGCTCACATCGTTCTCTCCG ttgAGGATGTAAGTGATTTGTGGCCTACCATCAAGAAGGGCTTTGAAGAGAGGTTGCCTTTCAAAAGGGCATCTCTTAACAACAAGACCCGCAATCCTGTGCTTGTTGATGAACTACCTGCTGAATTTATACTGACAACGGATGCAAGACTACGTAGTAGGTTTCCTCAAGAGCAGTCATTGTTTTGGTTCCGGGAGCCGTATGCAACTATTGTTCTTGTTACTTGCGAG GATCTTGACGAGTTCAAGAACATTCTTAAACCGCGACTCAAATTAATAGTTCAAAATGATGATCGAGAATGGTTTATTGTTTATGTGTCTAAAGCACCAGCTCACAACGATCAGGCCACCAAGATGGCCAAAAAAGTATTTGCAAAACTTGAAGTTGATTTCAGCTCCAAAAAGAGGGAAAG GTGCTGCAAATTGGATATTCATGGACCTGATCCAAATTTCTGGGATGATTTGGAGGGTAAAATTATGGAATGCATCAGAAATACACTTGATAGACGTATTCTGTTTTATGAAGAAGAAATTCGAAAGCTCAGCGAACAGAGATTCATGCCTGTTTGGAACTTCTGCAATTTTTTCATTCTGAAG GAAAGTTTGGCTTTTATGTTCGAAGTTGCTCATCTCCATGAAGATGCTTTACGTGAATATGATGAGCTTGAACTCTGCTATTTGGAAACAG TTAATATGGCAGGAAAGCAGAGGGACTTTGGAGGAATGGAGAAGGGAGATGATCAGGCTACACTGCTTGACTCTGGGAAAAAAGCATTAGCTCAGATTGTTCAAGATGACTCTTTTAGGGAGTTCGAGTTCAGGCAGTATTTATTTTCCTGTCAAGCAAAG CTTCTCTTCAAATTAAAACGTCCATTTGAGGTTGCATCAAGAGGTTATTCATTCATAATCAGCTTCTCAGGGGCATTGGCTTTGCATGAG AGTATGTTGCCATTTTGTATGCGTGAAGTCTGGGTGATCACAGCTTGCTTGGCGTTAATTGGTGCAACTGCTTCTAACTACGAAGATGGATTAGCAGCACCTGATGTTGAAAAGGAGTTTTACCGTGTCCAAGGGGAGTTACATACTTTATGTCATACAAAG TTTATGCGGCTAGGGCATTTAGTTGGCTATGGATCAGATATTGAAAGAAGTCCTGTTAACAG TGCTTCACTCAGCATGTTGCCTTGGCCTAAGCCAGCAGTTTGGCCACCACTTCCACCTGATGCTTCATCTGAGGTGCTTGCAAAAGAAAAG ATGATTCTCCAAGAATCTCCACGACTTAAGCACTTCGGCATTCAGAGGAAGCCCCTTCCTTTGGAACCATCTGTTCTTTTGCGCGAGGCAAATCGTCGTAGAGCATCTCTTTCAGCTGGAAATATGTCTGACTTGTTTGACGGCCGTCCTAGGTCTGGTGATGG TTCAGGAACTCCATCCGCGGTGCAAAGAGTGAGCAATGTTTCCATGTCAAGGACCTTGTCTTCACCTGGAAACTTTGATGGTTCAATTGACCGGCCTATGAGACTTGCAGAGATATTTGTTGCTGCTGAGCATGCTTTAAGGAATACAATTTCTGATGCAGAGTTGTGGAAAAGTTTATCCTCTGTTGAGGAATTTGAG AAAAAATATCTAGATCTGTCTAAGGGTGCTGCAAACAATTATCATCGTTCTTGGTGGAAGAGACATGGAGTTGTCCTTGATGGTGAAATTGCAGCTGTGCACCATaagcacgaaaattatgatctTGCAGCAAATTTGTATGAGAAAGTTTGTGCTCTTTATGCGGGTGAAGGATGGGAGAACTTGCTGGCAGAAGTTCTTCCAAATTTGGCCGAGTGTCAAAAGATATTGAGTGATCAAGCTGGCTACTTATCTTCTTGTGTGAAATTGTTGTCCTTAGATAAAGGGTTGTTCTTACCCAAGGAACGACAGGCATTTCAGTCTGAAGTTGTCCGTCTTGCTCATAGTGAAATGGAGCATCCTGTGCCACTAGATGTCTCTTCCTTAATAACATTTTCCAGCAATCAGGGACCTCCTCTAGAGCTTTGTGATGGGGACCCTGGCACACTCACAGTTGCTCTATGGAGTGGGTTTCCAGATGATATTACTCTTGAATCACTTAGTGTTATGCTTACAGCTACCAATAGTAATGATGAGGGTGCTAAG GCAATAAAGAGCTCTGAAGCTATTGTGCTAATGCCCGGCAGGAACAATATTACAGTTTCTTTACCCCCACAGAAACCAGGTTCCTATGTGTTGGGGGCTCTCACAGGACAGATTGGTCAATTAAGATTTAGATCACATAGTTTCTCGAAAGGTGGACCTGCAGACACTGATGattttatgagttttgaaaaGCCAACAAGACCCGTCTTGAAG GTGGCCAGACCAAGGTCTCTGGTTGATCTTGCGGCTGCTGTTTCATCCGCTTTACTGATGAATGAAACACAGTGGGTTGGGATAATTGTTAAACCAATAAATTATTCCCTTAAGGGTGCTGTACTGCACATAGACACTGGCCCTGGCTTGAGCATTGCAGAGAAGCATGAAATCGAAATTGAGAAGCATGAATTTGGGGCAAATAACACTGACCACTCGGATAATCCACCTGACAATCATTCTCCAGTATCTGCTGACGTGAAGCAATTGAGCCTAGAAGATGGCAAGATCAATTTGCCTGACTGGACAAGCAATATAACTTCAGTCTTATGGATTCCATTAAAGGCCATCAGTCATGGCTTAGCTGAGGGGACTCCTGCAG GTACAGTTTCTCAGAGACAAAGTATTGTGGATGGATTGAGGACGATTGCTCTGAGACTTGATTTTGGAGTTTCTCATAACCAGACATTTGAGAA GACAGTAGCTGTGCATTTTACGGATCCTTTCTATGTGACTACACGCGTCGCAGACAAATGCAGTGATGGTACTTTGCTCTTGCAG GTAATTTTGCAGTCGCAGGTGAAAGCTTCGCTGACCGTCTCTGATGCTTGGCTAGATCTTCAGGATGGCTTTGCTCATACTGGGAAAGGTGATGGGAGACCGGTGTCTAAGTTCTTTCCTCTTATTGTTTCTTCTAAATCAAGAGCTGGAATTCTGTTTAGCATCTGCGTGGTAGATACACCAGCCAAAG ATGGAGAGGAATTGGATCCAATCAGTGTATTAAATATCAGATATACAATATCTGGTGACAGAAATCTTGGAGCTCATAGCCCCGTAACTAAGGAACTTACTGGACCTGAAAATGAAACAGACCCTTTGACCTTTAGGAGCGCTCTTGTTTTACAAAGACCAGTACTTGACCCTTGCTTTGCAGTTGGTTTCCTTCCTCTTCCTTCAAATGGTCTCCGAGTTGGGCAACTTGTTACCATGAAGTGGAGAGTTGAAAGGTTGAAGGACTCGGGCAAGGACGTGGATTCTGATGACGTT GATGAAGTGTTGTATGAAGTCAATGTTAATTCAGAAAACTGGATGGTAGCTGGAAGAAAAAGAGGATACACATCACTCTCCACAAAACAAG GTTCCATAATAGTGATCTCAATATTATGCCTTCCTCTTGTTGCTGGATATGTCCGGCCACCTCAACTCGGATTGCCGGATGTTGACAAGGCAAATATAAGTTGCAACCCACCGGGGCCTCATTTGGTATGCGTCTTACCTCCGGCCTTCAGCTCGTCTTACTGTGTACCTGCAGCCTGA
- the LOC121808249 gene encoding trafficking protein particle complex II-specific subunit 130 homolog isoform X1, with protein sequence MATFLPQFQSIKSSFAHIVLSVEDVSDLWPTIKKGFEERLPFKRASLNNKTRNPVLVDELPAEFILTTDARLRSRFPQEQSLFWFREPYATIVLVTCEDLDEFKNILKPRLKLIVQNDDREWFIVYVSKAPAHNDQATKMAKKVFAKLEVDFSSKKRERCCKLDIHGPDPNFWDDLEGKIMECIRNTLDRRILFYEEEIRKLSEQRFMPVWNFCNFFILKESLAFMFEVAHLHEDALREYDELELCYLETVNMAGKQRDFGGMEKGDDQATLLDSGKKALAQIVQDDSFREFEFRQYLFSCQAKLLFKLKRPFEVASRGYSFIISFSGALALHESMLPFCMREVWVITACLALIGATASNYEDGLAAPDVEKEFYRVQGELHTLCHTKFMRLGHLVGYGSDIERSPVNSASLSMLPWPKPAVWPPLPPDASSEVLAKEKMILQESPRLKHFGIQRKPLPLEPSVLLREANRRRASLSAGNMSDLFDGRPRSGDGDSSGTPSAVQRVSNVSMSRTLSSPGNFDGSIDRPMRLAEIFVAAEHALRNTISDAELWKSLSSVEEFEKKYLDLSKGAANNYHRSWWKRHGVVLDGEIAAVHHKHENYDLAANLYEKVCALYAGEGWENLLAEVLPNLAECQKILSDQAGYLSSCVKLLSLDKGLFLPKERQAFQSEVVRLAHSEMEHPVPLDVSSLITFSSNQGPPLELCDGDPGTLTVALWSGFPDDITLESLSVMLTATNSNDEGAKAIKSSEAIVLMPGRNNITVSLPPQKPGSYVLGALTGQIGQLRFRSHSFSKGGPADTDDFMSFEKPTRPVLKVARPRSLVDLAAAVSSALLMNETQWVGIIVKPINYSLKGAVLHIDTGPGLSIAEKHEIEIEKHEFGANNTDHSDNPPDNHSPVSADVKQLSLEDGKINLPDWTSNITSVLWIPLKAISHGLAEGTPAGTVSQRQSIVDGLRTIALRLDFGVSHNQTFEKTVAVHFTDPFYVTTRVADKCSDGTLLLQVILQSQVKASLTVSDAWLDLQDGFAHTGKGDGRPVSKFFPLIVSSKSRAGILFSICVVDTPAKDGEELDPISVLNIRYTISGDRNLGAHSPVTKELTGPENETDPLTFRSALVLQRPVLDPCFAVGFLPLPSNGLRVGQLVTMKWRVERLKDSGKDVDSDDVDEVLYEVNVNSENWMVAGRKRGYTSLSTKQGSIIVISILCLPLVAGYVRPPQLGLPDVDKANISCNPPGPHLVCVLPPAFSSSYCVPAA encoded by the exons ATGGCGACCTTTTTGCCTCAGTTTCAGAGCATCAAATCATCATTCGCTCACATCGTTCTCTCCG ttgAGGATGTAAGTGATTTGTGGCCTACCATCAAGAAGGGCTTTGAAGAGAGGTTGCCTTTCAAAAGGGCATCTCTTAACAACAAGACCCGCAATCCTGTGCTTGTTGATGAACTACCTGCTGAATTTATACTGACAACGGATGCAAGACTACGTAGTAGGTTTCCTCAAGAGCAGTCATTGTTTTGGTTCCGGGAGCCGTATGCAACTATTGTTCTTGTTACTTGCGAG GATCTTGACGAGTTCAAGAACATTCTTAAACCGCGACTCAAATTAATAGTTCAAAATGATGATCGAGAATGGTTTATTGTTTATGTGTCTAAAGCACCAGCTCACAACGATCAGGCCACCAAGATGGCCAAAAAAGTATTTGCAAAACTTGAAGTTGATTTCAGCTCCAAAAAGAGGGAAAG GTGCTGCAAATTGGATATTCATGGACCTGATCCAAATTTCTGGGATGATTTGGAGGGTAAAATTATGGAATGCATCAGAAATACACTTGATAGACGTATTCTGTTTTATGAAGAAGAAATTCGAAAGCTCAGCGAACAGAGATTCATGCCTGTTTGGAACTTCTGCAATTTTTTCATTCTGAAG GAAAGTTTGGCTTTTATGTTCGAAGTTGCTCATCTCCATGAAGATGCTTTACGTGAATATGATGAGCTTGAACTCTGCTATTTGGAAACAG TTAATATGGCAGGAAAGCAGAGGGACTTTGGAGGAATGGAGAAGGGAGATGATCAGGCTACACTGCTTGACTCTGGGAAAAAAGCATTAGCTCAGATTGTTCAAGATGACTCTTTTAGGGAGTTCGAGTTCAGGCAGTATTTATTTTCCTGTCAAGCAAAG CTTCTCTTCAAATTAAAACGTCCATTTGAGGTTGCATCAAGAGGTTATTCATTCATAATCAGCTTCTCAGGGGCATTGGCTTTGCATGAG AGTATGTTGCCATTTTGTATGCGTGAAGTCTGGGTGATCACAGCTTGCTTGGCGTTAATTGGTGCAACTGCTTCTAACTACGAAGATGGATTAGCAGCACCTGATGTTGAAAAGGAGTTTTACCGTGTCCAAGGGGAGTTACATACTTTATGTCATACAAAG TTTATGCGGCTAGGGCATTTAGTTGGCTATGGATCAGATATTGAAAGAAGTCCTGTTAACAG TGCTTCACTCAGCATGTTGCCTTGGCCTAAGCCAGCAGTTTGGCCACCACTTCCACCTGATGCTTCATCTGAGGTGCTTGCAAAAGAAAAG ATGATTCTCCAAGAATCTCCACGACTTAAGCACTTCGGCATTCAGAGGAAGCCCCTTCCTTTGGAACCATCTGTTCTTTTGCGCGAGGCAAATCGTCGTAGAGCATCTCTTTCAGCTGGAAATATGTCTGACTTGTTTGACGGCCGTCCTAGGTCTGGTGATGG TGACAGTTCAGGAACTCCATCCGCGGTGCAAAGAGTGAGCAATGTTTCCATGTCAAGGACCTTGTCTTCACCTGGAAACTTTGATGGTTCAATTGACCGGCCTATGAGACTTGCAGAGATATTTGTTGCTGCTGAGCATGCTTTAAGGAATACAATTTCTGATGCAGAGTTGTGGAAAAGTTTATCCTCTGTTGAGGAATTTGAG AAAAAATATCTAGATCTGTCTAAGGGTGCTGCAAACAATTATCATCGTTCTTGGTGGAAGAGACATGGAGTTGTCCTTGATGGTGAAATTGCAGCTGTGCACCATaagcacgaaaattatgatctTGCAGCAAATTTGTATGAGAAAGTTTGTGCTCTTTATGCGGGTGAAGGATGGGAGAACTTGCTGGCAGAAGTTCTTCCAAATTTGGCCGAGTGTCAAAAGATATTGAGTGATCAAGCTGGCTACTTATCTTCTTGTGTGAAATTGTTGTCCTTAGATAAAGGGTTGTTCTTACCCAAGGAACGACAGGCATTTCAGTCTGAAGTTGTCCGTCTTGCTCATAGTGAAATGGAGCATCCTGTGCCACTAGATGTCTCTTCCTTAATAACATTTTCCAGCAATCAGGGACCTCCTCTAGAGCTTTGTGATGGGGACCCTGGCACACTCACAGTTGCTCTATGGAGTGGGTTTCCAGATGATATTACTCTTGAATCACTTAGTGTTATGCTTACAGCTACCAATAGTAATGATGAGGGTGCTAAG GCAATAAAGAGCTCTGAAGCTATTGTGCTAATGCCCGGCAGGAACAATATTACAGTTTCTTTACCCCCACAGAAACCAGGTTCCTATGTGTTGGGGGCTCTCACAGGACAGATTGGTCAATTAAGATTTAGATCACATAGTTTCTCGAAAGGTGGACCTGCAGACACTGATGattttatgagttttgaaaaGCCAACAAGACCCGTCTTGAAG GTGGCCAGACCAAGGTCTCTGGTTGATCTTGCGGCTGCTGTTTCATCCGCTTTACTGATGAATGAAACACAGTGGGTTGGGATAATTGTTAAACCAATAAATTATTCCCTTAAGGGTGCTGTACTGCACATAGACACTGGCCCTGGCTTGAGCATTGCAGAGAAGCATGAAATCGAAATTGAGAAGCATGAATTTGGGGCAAATAACACTGACCACTCGGATAATCCACCTGACAATCATTCTCCAGTATCTGCTGACGTGAAGCAATTGAGCCTAGAAGATGGCAAGATCAATTTGCCTGACTGGACAAGCAATATAACTTCAGTCTTATGGATTCCATTAAAGGCCATCAGTCATGGCTTAGCTGAGGGGACTCCTGCAG GTACAGTTTCTCAGAGACAAAGTATTGTGGATGGATTGAGGACGATTGCTCTGAGACTTGATTTTGGAGTTTCTCATAACCAGACATTTGAGAA GACAGTAGCTGTGCATTTTACGGATCCTTTCTATGTGACTACACGCGTCGCAGACAAATGCAGTGATGGTACTTTGCTCTTGCAG GTAATTTTGCAGTCGCAGGTGAAAGCTTCGCTGACCGTCTCTGATGCTTGGCTAGATCTTCAGGATGGCTTTGCTCATACTGGGAAAGGTGATGGGAGACCGGTGTCTAAGTTCTTTCCTCTTATTGTTTCTTCTAAATCAAGAGCTGGAATTCTGTTTAGCATCTGCGTGGTAGATACACCAGCCAAAG ATGGAGAGGAATTGGATCCAATCAGTGTATTAAATATCAGATATACAATATCTGGTGACAGAAATCTTGGAGCTCATAGCCCCGTAACTAAGGAACTTACTGGACCTGAAAATGAAACAGACCCTTTGACCTTTAGGAGCGCTCTTGTTTTACAAAGACCAGTACTTGACCCTTGCTTTGCAGTTGGTTTCCTTCCTCTTCCTTCAAATGGTCTCCGAGTTGGGCAACTTGTTACCATGAAGTGGAGAGTTGAAAGGTTGAAGGACTCGGGCAAGGACGTGGATTCTGATGACGTT GATGAAGTGTTGTATGAAGTCAATGTTAATTCAGAAAACTGGATGGTAGCTGGAAGAAAAAGAGGATACACATCACTCTCCACAAAACAAG GTTCCATAATAGTGATCTCAATATTATGCCTTCCTCTTGTTGCTGGATATGTCCGGCCACCTCAACTCGGATTGCCGGATGTTGACAAGGCAAATATAAGTTGCAACCCACCGGGGCCTCATTTGGTATGCGTCTTACCTCCGGCCTTCAGCTCGTCTTACTGTGTACCTGCAGCCTGA
- the LOC121808249 gene encoding trafficking protein particle complex II-specific subunit 130 homolog isoform X3 → MAKKVFAKLEVDFSSKKRERCCKLDIHGPDPNFWDDLEGKIMECIRNTLDRRILFYEEEIRKLSEQRFMPVWNFCNFFILKESLAFMFEVAHLHEDALREYDELELCYLETVNMAGKQRDFGGMEKGDDQATLLDSGKKALAQIVQDDSFREFEFRQYLFSCQAKLLFKLKRPFEVASRGYSFIISFSGALALHESMLPFCMREVWVITACLALIGATASNYEDGLAAPDVEKEFYRVQGELHTLCHTKFMRLGHLVGYGSDIERSPVNSASLSMLPWPKPAVWPPLPPDASSEVLAKEKMILQESPRLKHFGIQRKPLPLEPSVLLREANRRRASLSAGNMSDLFDGRPRSGDGDSSGTPSAVQRVSNVSMSRTLSSPGNFDGSIDRPMRLAEIFVAAEHALRNTISDAELWKSLSSVEEFEKKYLDLSKGAANNYHRSWWKRHGVVLDGEIAAVHHKHENYDLAANLYEKVCALYAGEGWENLLAEVLPNLAECQKILSDQAGYLSSCVKLLSLDKGLFLPKERQAFQSEVVRLAHSEMEHPVPLDVSSLITFSSNQGPPLELCDGDPGTLTVALWSGFPDDITLESLSVMLTATNSNDEGAKAIKSSEAIVLMPGRNNITVSLPPQKPGSYVLGALTGQIGQLRFRSHSFSKGGPADTDDFMSFEKPTRPVLKVARPRSLVDLAAAVSSALLMNETQWVGIIVKPINYSLKGAVLHIDTGPGLSIAEKHEIEIEKHEFGANNTDHSDNPPDNHSPVSADVKQLSLEDGKINLPDWTSNITSVLWIPLKAISHGLAEGTPAGTVSQRQSIVDGLRTIALRLDFGVSHNQTFEKTVAVHFTDPFYVTTRVADKCSDGTLLLQVILQSQVKASLTVSDAWLDLQDGFAHTGKGDGRPVSKFFPLIVSSKSRAGILFSICVVDTPAKDGEELDPISVLNIRYTISGDRNLGAHSPVTKELTGPENETDPLTFRSALVLQRPVLDPCFAVGFLPLPSNGLRVGQLVTMKWRVERLKDSGKDVDSDDVDEVLYEVNVNSENWMVAGRKRGYTSLSTKQGSIIVISILCLPLVAGYVRPPQLGLPDVDKANISCNPPGPHLVCVLPPAFSSSYCVPAA, encoded by the exons ATGGCCAAAAAAGTATTTGCAAAACTTGAAGTTGATTTCAGCTCCAAAAAGAGGGAAAG GTGCTGCAAATTGGATATTCATGGACCTGATCCAAATTTCTGGGATGATTTGGAGGGTAAAATTATGGAATGCATCAGAAATACACTTGATAGACGTATTCTGTTTTATGAAGAAGAAATTCGAAAGCTCAGCGAACAGAGATTCATGCCTGTTTGGAACTTCTGCAATTTTTTCATTCTGAAG GAAAGTTTGGCTTTTATGTTCGAAGTTGCTCATCTCCATGAAGATGCTTTACGTGAATATGATGAGCTTGAACTCTGCTATTTGGAAACAG TTAATATGGCAGGAAAGCAGAGGGACTTTGGAGGAATGGAGAAGGGAGATGATCAGGCTACACTGCTTGACTCTGGGAAAAAAGCATTAGCTCAGATTGTTCAAGATGACTCTTTTAGGGAGTTCGAGTTCAGGCAGTATTTATTTTCCTGTCAAGCAAAG CTTCTCTTCAAATTAAAACGTCCATTTGAGGTTGCATCAAGAGGTTATTCATTCATAATCAGCTTCTCAGGGGCATTGGCTTTGCATGAG AGTATGTTGCCATTTTGTATGCGTGAAGTCTGGGTGATCACAGCTTGCTTGGCGTTAATTGGTGCAACTGCTTCTAACTACGAAGATGGATTAGCAGCACCTGATGTTGAAAAGGAGTTTTACCGTGTCCAAGGGGAGTTACATACTTTATGTCATACAAAG TTTATGCGGCTAGGGCATTTAGTTGGCTATGGATCAGATATTGAAAGAAGTCCTGTTAACAG TGCTTCACTCAGCATGTTGCCTTGGCCTAAGCCAGCAGTTTGGCCACCACTTCCACCTGATGCTTCATCTGAGGTGCTTGCAAAAGAAAAG ATGATTCTCCAAGAATCTCCACGACTTAAGCACTTCGGCATTCAGAGGAAGCCCCTTCCTTTGGAACCATCTGTTCTTTTGCGCGAGGCAAATCGTCGTAGAGCATCTCTTTCAGCTGGAAATATGTCTGACTTGTTTGACGGCCGTCCTAGGTCTGGTGATGG TGACAGTTCAGGAACTCCATCCGCGGTGCAAAGAGTGAGCAATGTTTCCATGTCAAGGACCTTGTCTTCACCTGGAAACTTTGATGGTTCAATTGACCGGCCTATGAGACTTGCAGAGATATTTGTTGCTGCTGAGCATGCTTTAAGGAATACAATTTCTGATGCAGAGTTGTGGAAAAGTTTATCCTCTGTTGAGGAATTTGAG AAAAAATATCTAGATCTGTCTAAGGGTGCTGCAAACAATTATCATCGTTCTTGGTGGAAGAGACATGGAGTTGTCCTTGATGGTGAAATTGCAGCTGTGCACCATaagcacgaaaattatgatctTGCAGCAAATTTGTATGAGAAAGTTTGTGCTCTTTATGCGGGTGAAGGATGGGAGAACTTGCTGGCAGAAGTTCTTCCAAATTTGGCCGAGTGTCAAAAGATATTGAGTGATCAAGCTGGCTACTTATCTTCTTGTGTGAAATTGTTGTCCTTAGATAAAGGGTTGTTCTTACCCAAGGAACGACAGGCATTTCAGTCTGAAGTTGTCCGTCTTGCTCATAGTGAAATGGAGCATCCTGTGCCACTAGATGTCTCTTCCTTAATAACATTTTCCAGCAATCAGGGACCTCCTCTAGAGCTTTGTGATGGGGACCCTGGCACACTCACAGTTGCTCTATGGAGTGGGTTTCCAGATGATATTACTCTTGAATCACTTAGTGTTATGCTTACAGCTACCAATAGTAATGATGAGGGTGCTAAG GCAATAAAGAGCTCTGAAGCTATTGTGCTAATGCCCGGCAGGAACAATATTACAGTTTCTTTACCCCCACAGAAACCAGGTTCCTATGTGTTGGGGGCTCTCACAGGACAGATTGGTCAATTAAGATTTAGATCACATAGTTTCTCGAAAGGTGGACCTGCAGACACTGATGattttatgagttttgaaaaGCCAACAAGACCCGTCTTGAAG GTGGCCAGACCAAGGTCTCTGGTTGATCTTGCGGCTGCTGTTTCATCCGCTTTACTGATGAATGAAACACAGTGGGTTGGGATAATTGTTAAACCAATAAATTATTCCCTTAAGGGTGCTGTACTGCACATAGACACTGGCCCTGGCTTGAGCATTGCAGAGAAGCATGAAATCGAAATTGAGAAGCATGAATTTGGGGCAAATAACACTGACCACTCGGATAATCCACCTGACAATCATTCTCCAGTATCTGCTGACGTGAAGCAATTGAGCCTAGAAGATGGCAAGATCAATTTGCCTGACTGGACAAGCAATATAACTTCAGTCTTATGGATTCCATTAAAGGCCATCAGTCATGGCTTAGCTGAGGGGACTCCTGCAG GTACAGTTTCTCAGAGACAAAGTATTGTGGATGGATTGAGGACGATTGCTCTGAGACTTGATTTTGGAGTTTCTCATAACCAGACATTTGAGAA GACAGTAGCTGTGCATTTTACGGATCCTTTCTATGTGACTACACGCGTCGCAGACAAATGCAGTGATGGTACTTTGCTCTTGCAG GTAATTTTGCAGTCGCAGGTGAAAGCTTCGCTGACCGTCTCTGATGCTTGGCTAGATCTTCAGGATGGCTTTGCTCATACTGGGAAAGGTGATGGGAGACCGGTGTCTAAGTTCTTTCCTCTTATTGTTTCTTCTAAATCAAGAGCTGGAATTCTGTTTAGCATCTGCGTGGTAGATACACCAGCCAAAG ATGGAGAGGAATTGGATCCAATCAGTGTATTAAATATCAGATATACAATATCTGGTGACAGAAATCTTGGAGCTCATAGCCCCGTAACTAAGGAACTTACTGGACCTGAAAATGAAACAGACCCTTTGACCTTTAGGAGCGCTCTTGTTTTACAAAGACCAGTACTTGACCCTTGCTTTGCAGTTGGTTTCCTTCCTCTTCCTTCAAATGGTCTCCGAGTTGGGCAACTTGTTACCATGAAGTGGAGAGTTGAAAGGTTGAAGGACTCGGGCAAGGACGTGGATTCTGATGACGTT GATGAAGTGTTGTATGAAGTCAATGTTAATTCAGAAAACTGGATGGTAGCTGGAAGAAAAAGAGGATACACATCACTCTCCACAAAACAAG GTTCCATAATAGTGATCTCAATATTATGCCTTCCTCTTGTTGCTGGATATGTCCGGCCACCTCAACTCGGATTGCCGGATGTTGACAAGGCAAATATAAGTTGCAACCCACCGGGGCCTCATTTGGTATGCGTCTTACCTCCGGCCTTCAGCTCGTCTTACTGTGTACCTGCAGCCTGA